The Streptomyces sp. NBC_00691 genome has a segment encoding these proteins:
- the fdxA gene encoding ferredoxin: MTYVIAQPCVDVKDKACIEECPVDCIYEGKRSLYIHPDECVDCGACEPVCPVEAIFYEDDTPEEWKDYYKANVEFFDDLGSPGGASKLGEIERDHPFIAALPPQNG, translated from the coding sequence GTGACCTACGTCATCGCGCAGCCTTGTGTCGACGTGAAGGACAAGGCGTGCATCGAGGAGTGCCCCGTCGACTGCATCTACGAGGGCAAGCGGTCCTTGTACATCCACCCGGACGAATGCGTCGACTGCGGGGCCTGTGAGCCGGTCTGCCCGGTCGAGGCGATCTTCTACGAGGACGACACCCCGGAGGAGTGGAAGGACTACTACAAGGCGAACGTCGAGTTCTTCGACGACCTCGGTTCGCCCGGTGGTGCCTCCAAGCTCGGCGAGATCGAGCGCGACCACCCCTTCATCGCCGCCCTGCCGCCGCAGAACGGCTGA
- the folP gene encoding dihydropteroate synthase, giving the protein MLRLGRREFGPHEPVIMAIVNRTPDSFYDQGATFRDEPALARVEQAVAEGAAIIDIGGVKAGPGEEVTAEEEARRTVGFVAEVRRRHPEVVISVDTWRADVGAAVCEAGADVLNDAWGGVDPGLAEVAAKYGAGLVCTHAGGAEPRTRPHRVEYEDVMADILRVTVGLAERAVALGVRRDAIMIDPGHDFGKNTRHSLEATRRLGEMAETGWPVLVSLSNKDFVGETLDRPVKERVLGTLATTAVSAWLGARVYRVHEVAETRQVLDMVASIAGHRAPAVARRGLA; this is encoded by the coding sequence ATGCTGCGCTTGGGACGGCGTGAATTCGGGCCGCACGAGCCGGTGATCATGGCGATCGTCAACCGGACCCCGGACTCCTTCTACGACCAGGGCGCCACCTTCCGGGACGAGCCGGCGCTCGCCCGCGTCGAGCAGGCCGTGGCCGAGGGGGCGGCGATCATCGACATCGGCGGGGTGAAGGCGGGCCCCGGCGAGGAGGTCACGGCCGAGGAGGAGGCGCGGCGCACGGTGGGTTTCGTCGCCGAGGTCCGCCGCCGTCATCCCGAGGTCGTCATCAGCGTGGACACCTGGCGGGCGGACGTCGGCGCGGCCGTCTGCGAGGCCGGCGCGGACGTCCTGAACGACGCCTGGGGCGGGGTGGACCCCGGACTCGCCGAGGTCGCCGCTAAGTACGGAGCGGGGCTCGTGTGCACACACGCGGGCGGCGCGGAGCCGCGGACGCGGCCGCACCGCGTGGAGTACGAGGACGTGATGGCCGACATCCTGCGCGTGACCGTGGGACTCGCCGAACGGGCCGTCGCGCTCGGGGTGCGGCGGGACGCGATCATGATCGATCCGGGCCACGACTTCGGGAAGAACACCCGGCACAGCCTGGAGGCGACGCGGCGGCTCGGGGAGATGGCGGAGACGGGGTGGCCGGTGCTCGTGTCCCTCTCCAACAAGGACTTCGTCGGCGAGACGCTGGACCGGCCGGTGAAGGAGCGCGTCCTCGGGACCCTGGCGACGACCGCCGTGTCCGCCTGGCTGGGGGCACGGGTGTACCGGGTGCACGAGGTGGCCGAGACGCGGCAGGTGCTGGACATGGTGGCGTCCATCGCCGGGCACCGGGCGCCGGCCGTGGCGCGACGCGGACTGGCGTAG
- a CDS encoding DUF3117 domain-containing protein, protein MAAMKPRTGDGPLEVTKEGRGIVMRVPLEGGGRLVVELTPDEAEALGDALKKVVG, encoded by the coding sequence ATGGCGGCCATGAAGCCGCGGACGGGTGACGGCCCGCTCGAGGTGACCAAGGAGGGGCGGGGCATCGTCATGCGCGTTCCGCTCGAAGGCGGCGGTCGGCTTGTCGTCGAGCTGACTCCCGACGAGGCCGAGGCGCTGGGCGACGCCCTGAAGAAGGTCGTCGGCTGA
- a CDS encoding GNAT family N-acetyltransferase produces the protein MEFTGGGRLEIRITSADVGKRVSVRCVTDSAAEGEKFTDAVGVLTSWDNSVLLITRKSGESVRIAEPALVAGKTVPPAPARRRGPSATFPELARATARAWRPVESEELGEWTLRASDGFTRRANSVLPLGDPGLPIADALTHVRAWYEARRLPAYVQTATGAEGTQELLCAALDRHGWRREVSAEVRIAALAPIGDLDADISAIRLSRTVDDTWLRRYQRFGEPGPAVRSVLTSGPSVWFASVPGTGEVPAAIGRCVVDGRWAGFMAVEVDPEQRRRGLATAVMTALARRALDEGASAAWLQVEADNDGARALYDGMGFAPHHHYHHYRWAEA, from the coding sequence GTGGAATTCACCGGCGGAGGGCGCCTTGAGATCCGAATCACCAGCGCTGACGTGGGAAAACGTGTCTCCGTTCGGTGCGTGACGGACTCGGCGGCGGAGGGTGAGAAGTTCACCGACGCGGTCGGCGTTCTCACATCATGGGACAACTCTGTGCTGCTGATCACACGAAAGAGCGGTGAGAGCGTCCGGATCGCGGAACCCGCCCTGGTCGCAGGGAAGACCGTCCCACCCGCTCCGGCCCGCCGTCGCGGCCCCTCCGCGACCTTCCCCGAGCTGGCCCGCGCCACCGCGCGCGCGTGGCGGCCGGTCGAGAGCGAGGAGCTCGGCGAGTGGACCCTGCGGGCCTCCGACGGTTTCACCCGGCGGGCCAACTCGGTGCTCCCGCTCGGCGATCCGGGGCTGCCGATCGCCGACGCCCTGACGCACGTGCGCGCGTGGTACGAGGCCAGGAGGCTCCCCGCGTACGTCCAGACCGCGACCGGCGCCGAGGGCACCCAGGAGCTGCTCTGCGCGGCCCTCGACCGGCACGGCTGGCGGCGTGAGGTCTCCGCCGAGGTACGGATCGCGGCACTGGCCCCGATCGGCGACCTGGACGCCGACATCTCCGCCATACGCCTCTCCCGGACCGTCGACGACACGTGGCTCCGCCGCTATCAGCGCTTCGGTGAACCGGGCCCGGCGGTACGGTCGGTGCTGACGTCCGGCCCGAGTGTGTGGTTCGCATCCGTGCCGGGCACCGGAGAGGTACCGGCGGCGATCGGACGCTGTGTGGTCGATGGACGCTGGGCCGGCTTCATGGCCGTCGAGGTGGACCCCGAGCAGCGGCGCCGGGGCCTGGCGACGGCCGTCATGACGGCGCTCGCCCGGCGGGCCCTCGACGAGGGCGCGTCGGCGGCCTGGCTCCAGGTGGAGGCGGACAACGACGGCGCGCGAGCGCTGTACGACGGAATGGGCTTCGCGCCGCACCACCACTACCACCACTACCGATGGGCGGAGGCGTGA
- the dapE gene encoding succinyl-diaminopimelate desuccinylase, with amino-acid sequence MADITPLDTPLDLSQDGAALTAALVDFPSVSGTEQPLADAIEQALRALPHLTVDRYGNNVVARTRLGRGERVVLAGHIDTVPIADNVPSRLDEDGILWGCGTSDMKSGVAVQLRIAATVPEPNRDLTFVFYDNEEVAAHLNGLGKIADAHPDWLEGDFAVLLEPSDGQVEGGCQGTLRVILHTAGERAHSARSWMGSNAIHSAAPILARLAAYEPRKPVIDGLQYHEGLNAVAIQGGVATNVIPDACTVTVNYRYAPDRSPAEALAYVREFFADCDIADLVIDDESPGALPGLSHPAAEAFMKAVGGSAQPKFGWTDVARFSSLGVPAVNYGPGDPLYAHKRDEHVPVDRIHHCEARLRDWLTA; translated from the coding sequence ATGGCTGACATCACCCCGCTCGACACGCCCCTCGACCTGTCCCAGGACGGGGCCGCGCTGACCGCGGCCCTCGTCGACTTCCCGTCCGTCAGCGGGACCGAGCAGCCGCTCGCGGACGCCATCGAGCAGGCCCTGCGCGCCCTGCCGCACCTCACGGTGGACCGGTACGGAAACAACGTCGTGGCCCGTACGCGCCTCGGCCGCGGCGAGCGCGTCGTCCTCGCCGGCCACATCGACACCGTGCCGATCGCCGACAACGTGCCCTCGCGGCTCGACGAGGACGGCATCCTGTGGGGCTGCGGCACCTCCGACATGAAGTCCGGCGTCGCCGTCCAGCTGCGGATCGCCGCCACCGTCCCCGAGCCCAACCGCGACCTCACGTTCGTCTTCTACGACAACGAGGAGGTCGCCGCCCACCTCAACGGCCTCGGGAAGATCGCCGACGCCCACCCCGACTGGCTGGAGGGCGACTTCGCCGTCCTCCTGGAGCCCTCCGACGGGCAGGTCGAGGGCGGCTGCCAGGGCACGCTGCGCGTGATCCTGCACACCGCCGGGGAGCGGGCCCACTCCGCGCGCTCCTGGATGGGCTCCAACGCCATCCACTCCGCCGCCCCGATCCTGGCCCGCCTCGCCGCCTACGAGCCGCGCAAGCCGGTCATCGACGGCCTGCAGTACCACGAGGGCCTCAACGCCGTCGCGATCCAGGGCGGCGTCGCCACCAACGTCATCCCCGACGCGTGCACGGTCACGGTCAACTACCGCTACGCCCCCGACCGCTCGCCGGCCGAGGCGCTCGCGTACGTCCGCGAGTTCTTCGCCGACTGCGACATCGCCGACCTCGTGATCGACGACGAGAGCCCCGGCGCCCTGCCCGGCCTCTCCCACCCGGCGGCGGAGGCCTTCATGAAGGCCGTCGGAGGCAGCGCCCAGCCCAAGTTCGGCTGGACCGACGTGGCCCGCTTCAGCTCCCTCGGAGTGCCCGCGGTCAACTACGGCCCCGGCGATCCCCTCTACGCGCACAAGCGGGACGAGCACGTGCCCGTCGACCGGATCCACCACTGCGAGGCGCGGCTCCGCGACTGGCTGACCGCCTGA
- a CDS encoding DNA-3-methyladenine glycosylase I translates to MTAGGAVPGPDGRLRCPWGLSTEDYVAYHDEEWGRAVHGDDALFERLCLEAFQSGLSWITILRRREGFRSAFAGFRIASVAGFGEADRERLLVDEGIIRNRAKIDATMANAKLLAEWSPGELDELIWSYAPDPGKRPVPRTVADVPAVTDESTALSKALKKRGLRFIGPTTAYALMQACGLVDDHVKGCVARGAE, encoded by the coding sequence GTGACGGCCGGCGGGGCGGTGCCGGGCCCGGACGGGCGGCTGCGCTGCCCCTGGGGCCTGTCGACCGAGGACTACGTGGCGTACCACGACGAGGAGTGGGGCCGCGCGGTCCACGGCGACGACGCGCTGTTCGAGCGGCTCTGCCTGGAGGCGTTCCAGTCGGGTCTCTCGTGGATCACGATCCTGCGCCGCCGCGAGGGCTTCCGGTCGGCGTTCGCCGGTTTCCGGATCGCCTCGGTCGCCGGGTTCGGCGAAGCGGACCGAGAGCGGCTCCTCGTGGACGAGGGCATCATCCGCAACCGGGCCAAGATCGACGCGACCATGGCCAACGCGAAACTGCTGGCCGAGTGGTCCCCGGGCGAACTGGACGAGCTGATCTGGTCGTACGCCCCCGACCCTGGGAAGCGCCCCGTCCCGCGGACGGTCGCGGACGTCCCGGCGGTCACGGACGAGTCCACGGCCCTCTCGAAGGCCCTCAAGAAGCGCGGCCTCCGCTTCATCGGACCGACCACGGCCTACGCCCTGATGCAGGCCTGCGGTCTGGTCGACGACCACGTGAAGGGGTGCGTGGCACGGGGCGCGGAGTAG
- a CDS encoding bifunctional succinyldiaminopimelate transaminase/glutamate-prephenate aminotransferase, with protein MSAVSSRLPVFPWDKLEPYKKTAVAHPDGIVDLSVGTPVDPVPALIQEALVAAADSPGYPTVWGTKELRDALTGWCERRLGAVGFAHENVLPVVGSKELVAWLPTQLGLGAGDRVAYPRLAYPTYEVGARLCGAEAVVYDDPTELDPAGLRLLWLNSPSNPTGKVLAKDELIRIVAWAREHGVLVFSDECYLELGWEADPVSVLHPDVCGGSYEGIVAVHSLSKRSNLAGYRAAFIAGDAAVLGELLQIRKHGGMMTAAPVQAATVAALGDDAHVAEQRERYAARRAALRAALEAHGFRIEHSEASLYLWATRDEPCWETVAYLAEKGVLVAPGDFYGEAGERFVRVAFTATDERVAAAVKRLG; from the coding sequence GTGAGCGCAGTCTCTTCGCGCCTGCCCGTCTTCCCCTGGGACAAGCTGGAGCCGTACAAGAAGACGGCCGTGGCGCACCCCGACGGAATCGTGGACCTCTCGGTCGGCACGCCCGTCGACCCGGTCCCCGCGCTGATCCAGGAGGCCCTGGTCGCGGCGGCGGACTCGCCGGGCTATCCGACGGTGTGGGGGACGAAGGAGCTGCGGGACGCGCTGACCGGCTGGTGCGAGCGGCGGCTGGGCGCGGTGGGCTTCGCCCACGAGAACGTGCTGCCGGTGGTCGGCTCCAAGGAACTGGTGGCCTGGCTGCCGACGCAGCTGGGTCTCGGCGCGGGCGACCGGGTGGCGTACCCCCGGCTCGCGTACCCGACGTACGAGGTCGGCGCGCGGCTCTGCGGTGCGGAGGCCGTGGTCTACGACGACCCGACGGAGCTGGACCCGGCCGGGCTCAGGCTGCTCTGGCTCAACTCCCCGTCCAACCCGACCGGCAAGGTCCTCGCCAAGGACGAGCTGATCCGGATCGTGGCCTGGGCGCGCGAGCACGGCGTCCTCGTCTTCTCCGACGAGTGCTACCTGGAGCTGGGCTGGGAGGCCGACCCGGTCTCCGTGCTGCACCCGGACGTCTGCGGCGGCTCGTACGAGGGCATCGTCGCCGTCCACTCGCTGTCCAAGCGCTCCAACCTGGCCGGCTACCGGGCCGCGTTCATCGCGGGCGACGCGGCCGTGCTCGGCGAGCTGCTCCAGATCCGCAAGCACGGCGGCATGATGACCGCGGCGCCGGTGCAGGCGGCGACGGTCGCGGCGCTCGGCGACGACGCGCACGTGGCCGAGCAGCGGGAGCGGTACGCGGCCCGCCGGGCGGCGCTGCGGGCGGCCCTGGAGGCGCACGGCTTCCGGATCGAGCACAGCGAGGCGAGCCTGTACCTGTGGGCGACCCGGGACGAGCCGTGCTGGGAGACCGTGGCGTACCTGGCCGAGAAGGGCGTCCTCGTCGCGCCGGGCGACTTCTACGGCGAGGCGGGGGAGCGGTTCGTGCGGGTCGCCTTCACGGCGACGGACGAGCGGGTCGCGGCGGCGGTCAAGCGGCTCGGCTGA
- a CDS encoding ATP-binding protein: protein MSLPLTRRIARAALLIAAGAAPVVGAAGSASALDHSLAPTGALGGVTALDAAGAGTAVDSASQTATGVVGSTGSQAVGTAAPAAGKAVGAAGRTATPAAQQVAGDTAGSAGEVVGKTAGAAAESAEGPTGGALGGGLGGLPTGQTLGGLPIGG, encoded by the coding sequence ATGTCCCTCCCCCTGACCCGTCGGATCGCCCGCGCCGCCCTCCTCATCGCGGCCGGAGCAGCCCCCGTGGTCGGTGCGGCCGGCTCCGCGAGCGCCCTGGACCACAGCCTCGCGCCGACCGGAGCCCTCGGCGGCGTCACCGCCCTGGACGCCGCCGGTGCGGGCACCGCCGTCGACAGCGCCTCGCAGACCGCCACCGGCGTCGTCGGCTCCACCGGCAGCCAGGCCGTCGGCACGGCCGCCCCCGCCGCCGGCAAGGCGGTCGGCGCGGCGGGCAGGACCGCCACCCCGGCCGCCCAGCAGGTCGCCGGTGACACCGCCGGCAGCGCGGGCGAGGTCGTCGGCAAGACCGCCGGTGCCGCCGCCGAGAGCGCGGAGGGCCCGACCGGCGGCGCCCTGGGCGGCGGCCTCGGCGGCCTGCCCACCGGTCAGACGCTCGGCGGCCTGCCGATCGGCGGCTGA
- a CDS encoding transglutaminase-like domain-containing protein → MTEDVPPPEDGPGDGPPGRDGAAGEDPFEGPDPPDWRREFAEEARSERPDLARLCLLIGAVADPTVTRHVLNEAEIELDRLAGLVPYATRIVGDWTTALAELLGTREGFEGVPADYQRLESSLLHEVLRRRRGLPILLSVVWMEVARRAGAPVYGLGLPGHFVVGFGDPADLNLADPFAGGRAMTGPDAELLVTSATGEALDRSMLRPAEPGAIVLRVLNNIRAWAAPRPERSDVALWAVELSLLLPSHPARLRYERAELLVQRGDFLTGAAEMEAYAQVMDAVDPESATTVRRRAQAARARLN, encoded by the coding sequence GTGACGGAGGACGTACCACCACCGGAGGACGGACCGGGGGACGGACCGCCAGGGCGGGACGGGGCGGCGGGCGAGGACCCCTTCGAGGGCCCGGACCCGCCCGACTGGCGGCGGGAGTTCGCGGAGGAGGCACGGTCGGAACGACCCGACCTCGCCCGGCTCTGCCTGCTGATCGGAGCGGTGGCCGACCCCACCGTCACCCGGCACGTCCTGAACGAGGCCGAGATCGAACTCGACCGCCTCGCCGGACTCGTCCCGTACGCCACCCGGATCGTCGGCGACTGGACCACCGCCCTCGCCGAGCTCCTCGGCACCCGGGAGGGCTTCGAGGGCGTGCCCGCCGACTACCAGCGCCTGGAGTCCTCGCTCCTGCACGAGGTGCTCAGGCGCCGCCGGGGCCTGCCGATCCTGCTCTCCGTCGTCTGGATGGAGGTCGCCCGGCGGGCCGGCGCTCCCGTGTACGGGCTCGGGCTGCCCGGCCACTTCGTCGTGGGCTTCGGCGACCCCGCCGACCTCAACCTGGCCGACCCCTTCGCGGGCGGCCGGGCCATGACGGGCCCGGACGCCGAGCTCCTGGTGACGAGCGCGACGGGCGAGGCCCTGGACCGCTCGATGCTCCGGCCGGCCGAGCCGGGCGCGATCGTGCTGCGGGTCCTCAACAACATCCGCGCCTGGGCGGCCCCCCGGCCGGAGCGCTCCGACGTGGCCCTGTGGGCGGTGGAACTCTCCCTGCTCCTCCCGTCCCACCCGGCGAGACTCCGCTACGAGCGCGCCGAGCTGCTCGTCCAGCGCGGGGACTTCCTGACGGGGGCGGCGGAGATGGAGGCGTACGCGCAGGTCATGGACGCGGTGGACCCGGAGTCGGCGACGACGGTCCGCCGCAGGGCCCAGGCGGCGCGGGCACGGCTGAACTAA
- a CDS encoding enoyl-CoA hydratase/isomerase family protein: MADTVLYEVSDGLATITLNRPEAMNAMNVAAKVALRDAAETAAADPAVRAVLLTAAGERAFCVGQDLKEHVGLLMADHENGTRETMNTVRDHYNPITRALAGMRKPVVAGVNGVAAGAGFGFALAADYRVVADTASFNTSFAGVALTADSGMSWTLPRVIGPSRAADLLFFPRSVSAQEAYELGIANRVVPAADLAAEAEKVARKLAEGPTVAYAALKESLAHGADHSLSEALDKEEELQNRAGASEDHTIAVRAFIAKERPTYLGR; this comes from the coding sequence ATGGCCGACACGGTGCTGTACGAGGTGAGCGACGGGCTCGCCACCATCACGCTCAACCGCCCCGAGGCCATGAACGCGATGAACGTGGCGGCGAAAGTCGCGCTCCGGGACGCCGCGGAGACGGCCGCGGCGGACCCCGCCGTACGGGCGGTGCTGCTCACGGCGGCCGGCGAGCGGGCGTTCTGCGTCGGCCAGGACCTGAAGGAACACGTGGGTCTGCTCATGGCGGACCACGAGAACGGCACCCGGGAGACCATGAACACGGTCCGGGACCACTACAACCCGATCACCAGGGCGCTCGCGGGCATGCGGAAGCCCGTCGTGGCCGGTGTGAACGGGGTCGCGGCGGGGGCCGGCTTCGGCTTCGCGCTCGCGGCGGACTACCGGGTGGTCGCGGACACCGCCTCGTTCAACACGTCCTTCGCGGGAGTCGCGCTGACCGCCGACTCGGGCATGTCCTGGACGCTCCCCCGCGTGATCGGCCCGAGCCGCGCCGCCGATCTGCTGTTCTTCCCGCGCTCGGTCTCCGCCCAGGAGGCGTACGAGCTGGGCATCGCGAACCGGGTGGTCCCGGCCGCCGACCTCGCGGCGGAGGCCGAGAAGGTCGCCCGCAAGCTCGCGGAGGGCCCGACGGTCGCTTACGCGGCCCTCAAGGAGTCCCTCGCCCACGGCGCCGACCACTCGCTGTCCGAGGCGCTGGACAAGGAGGAGGAGCTCCAGAACCGCGCGGGCGCCTCGGAGGACCACACGATCGCGGTCCGCGCGTTCATCGCCAAGGAGAGGCCCACGTACCTGGGCCGCTGA
- a CDS encoding TIGR00730 family Rossman fold protein, which translates to MGIPEGETKPEEQRLGPVLRRRDQVQPGTTDQRLLDTEGDSEWVHTDPWRVMRIQSEFVEGFGALAELPSAISVFGSARTKPDSPEYEAGVRIGRALVEAGFAVITGGGPGAMEAANKGAREAKGVSVGLGIELPFEQGLNPHVDIGVNFRYFFVRKTMFVKYAQGFVVLPGGLGTLDELFEALTLVQTRKVTRFPIVLFGTEYWKGLVDWLRDSVVAGGKASERDLLLFHVTDDVDEAVALVTKETGK; encoded by the coding sequence ATGGGTATCCCTGAAGGGGAGACGAAGCCGGAGGAGCAGCGGCTCGGGCCGGTGCTCAGGCGCCGCGACCAGGTCCAGCCGGGCACCACGGACCAGCGGCTGCTCGACACCGAGGGCGACTCGGAATGGGTGCACACCGACCCCTGGCGGGTCATGCGCATCCAGTCCGAGTTCGTCGAGGGCTTCGGCGCCCTCGCCGAACTGCCGAGCGCGATCAGCGTCTTCGGCTCGGCCCGCACCAAGCCGGACTCGCCGGAGTACGAGGCGGGCGTACGGATCGGCAGGGCGCTCGTCGAGGCCGGCTTCGCGGTCATCACGGGCGGCGGCCCCGGCGCCATGGAGGCGGCCAACAAGGGGGCCAGGGAGGCCAAGGGCGTCTCGGTCGGCCTCGGCATCGAGCTCCCCTTCGAGCAGGGGCTCAACCCGCACGTCGACATCGGCGTGAACTTCCGCTACTTCTTCGTCCGCAAGACGATGTTCGTGAAGTACGCGCAGGGCTTCGTGGTCCTGCCCGGCGGCCTCGGCACCCTCGACGAGCTCTTCGAGGCGCTGACCCTGGTCCAGACCCGCAAGGTCACCCGCTTCCCGATCGTCCTCTTCGGCACGGAGTACTGGAAGGGCCTCGTGGACTGGCTCCGCGACTCGGTCGTCGCGGGAGGCAAGGCCTCGGAGCGGGACCTGCTCCTCTTCCACGTCACGGACGACGTGGACGAGGCGGTGGCGCTGGTGACGAAGGAGACGGGCAAGTAG